From Yersinia hibernica, a single genomic window includes:
- a CDS encoding VasL domain-containing protein yields MMPAGRTVKTGGDPRHLAEFSALRDEIGKLHHPARPDVNWGRVEHLCLALFRQNGVELQTTVDFTLARTHLAGLAGLCEGLELLAGLVSHQWTGLWPPQTHARIELLAWLSDRLQQVWRTMTPCYGDLALIYRAERALEQLCTQLQMLELKHLSKLDGVRLMLHNAALRLESAEAASDASAQLSIPARHAAIPDPESQPEPVFPPVAASEPLVYIVSEPAIPRVQVALPAPTAPRWSAKHGFVAGLLLMAVLVAGGFFIWQSVSANPLQEALLASTAPLPVSLSAKSIDELKKHTSGTALAALAEPVLQGTGSQLEQLTLLPPLWAQAQGDALLSQAQQLWPTNQEAQRLASLWQQQRAAAAAPVAELGQFALAQERLRQLAERLNGLDEKKGRYMTVSELKSVVFAIQQPLEKTLPLEELLRQYQAQSQPGQTPPSALRQQIDSRFTQLLNRYALLVASSDAQ; encoded by the coding sequence ATGATGCCTGCTGGGCGTACTGTCAAAACCGGAGGCGACCCTCGCCACTTGGCTGAATTTAGCGCCTTACGTGACGAGATAGGCAAGTTACATCATCCTGCTCGGCCAGATGTTAATTGGGGGCGAGTAGAGCATTTGTGTCTGGCGCTGTTCCGCCAAAATGGGGTTGAGTTGCAGACCACGGTTGATTTTACTCTGGCCCGGACTCATCTTGCTGGGCTGGCCGGGTTGTGTGAAGGGCTGGAACTGCTGGCGGGATTAGTCTCTCATCAATGGACCGGATTGTGGCCACCGCAAACCCATGCCCGGATTGAGTTATTGGCATGGTTGAGTGACCGGCTGCAACAAGTCTGGCGCACCATGACTCCGTGCTACGGTGATTTGGCGCTGATTTACCGGGCAGAACGTGCTCTGGAACAGTTGTGTACTCAGTTGCAAATGCTGGAGCTGAAACATCTGAGTAAGTTGGACGGCGTGCGCCTGATGTTGCATAACGCAGCACTGCGTTTGGAAAGTGCCGAGGCGGCCTCTGATGCCTCCGCCCAATTAAGCATACCCGCGCGGCATGCCGCTATACCAGACCCAGAATCTCAACCCGAACCTGTATTCCCACCGGTGGCAGCCAGTGAGCCACTGGTTTATATCGTCAGTGAACCTGCCATCCCACGAGTTCAGGTCGCTTTACCGGCACCTACAGCCCCGCGCTGGAGTGCTAAGCACGGTTTTGTCGCTGGCTTATTACTGATGGCGGTGCTGGTAGCCGGCGGATTCTTTATCTGGCAATCGGTATCAGCCAATCCGTTACAGGAGGCATTGCTGGCCAGTACCGCACCTTTACCTGTTTCTCTGTCTGCCAAATCAATAGATGAGTTGAAAAAACACACTTCGGGCACCGCATTGGCGGCTTTAGCTGAGCCGGTGTTGCAGGGCACCGGTTCGCAGCTCGAGCAATTAACCCTATTGCCACCATTGTGGGCACAGGCGCAAGGCGATGCGCTGTTGTCGCAGGCACAACAACTTTGGCCAACCAATCAGGAGGCCCAGCGATTGGCCTCTCTCTGGCAACAACAGCGAGCAGCCGCAGCCGCCCCTGTGGCTGAGTTGGGCCAATTCGCACTGGCACAAGAACGTTTACGGCAGCTGGCAGAACGTCTGAATGGATTGGATGAGAAGAAAGGGCGGTATATGACCGTCTCTGAACTTAAATCGGTGGTTTTTGCCATCCAACAGCCGCTGGAAAAGACCCTTCCGCTGGAGGAGCTATTGCGGCAATATCAGGCGCAATCACAGCCAGGGCAAACCCCGCCTTCGGCACTGCGTCAGCAGATAGACAGCCGGTTTACGCAGTTATTAAACCGATATGCACTGCTGGTCGCATCCTCTGATGCGCAGTAA
- the tssE gene encoding type VI secretion system baseplate subunit TssE, with protein sequence MKQSSPSLYEVLTNNFADELPLGDVNEEDQIFLSVLDNIQRILNSRAGAISHLPDFGLPDMTKILQGMPGSAHQLIDTLSNVLLKYEPRLKSLQVLLLPQTAPGHLEYAIDAELKDRGLVRYGTVFMPEGRVLVRHLKQQEHL encoded by the coding sequence ATGAAACAAAGCTCCCCCTCTTTATATGAAGTTCTTACCAACAACTTTGCTGATGAGTTACCACTCGGCGATGTCAATGAAGAGGACCAAATATTTCTCTCAGTGCTAGATAATATCCAACGTATCTTGAATTCCCGAGCCGGAGCTATTTCACATCTACCAGATTTTGGGTTGCCTGATATGACTAAGATATTGCAAGGTATGCCCGGTTCGGCGCATCAACTGATAGATACCCTCTCTAATGTATTATTGAAATACGAGCCACGACTGAAAAGTTTGCAGGTGTTGCTGTTGCCGCAGACCGCCCCCGGCCATCTGGAATATGCCATTGATGCTGAACTGAAAGATCGTGGATTGGTGCGTTACGGCACGGTATTTATGCCGGAAGGGCGGGTATTGGTTCGTCATCTTAAACAACAGGAACACCTATGA
- a CDS encoding DUF6402 family protein, which translates to MGDLNVTSKLTDEKDSKQTIPIKVFKITDIPTVMDRMGWTISARFMRKWFYDSYYEMNKKEKLNKVDMQKIDKKHIIDDIKFEWLYTASQRVGPVIDNFIRNISYVREYNGYLGRKEGMMDQLTNGLIAIIGRLDHMGLVDRKDKTLKTQFLDFSDLSAIELDKKSQFNYVSIGSTLWEKATDKLDDIYGALGSFIVKVAFMNMIIATDKNGFFRLEIRELGLYVRDTYEFMNDGDDQPLGYWGWGGVIKPSIVSEFLERESIKDDGENYYRVTNNSFVKYREKYKSSDRTGDFFVYSEVKKIPVDIIIHLNSVDIEEYISRSK; encoded by the coding sequence ATGGGTGATTTAAACGTTACATCTAAACTAACAGATGAGAAAGACAGCAAACAAACCATCCCCATTAAGGTTTTCAAAATCACAGATATTCCAACAGTAATGGATCGTATGGGGTGGACTATTTCAGCAAGGTTTATGAGAAAGTGGTTCTATGATTCTTATTATGAAATGAATAAAAAGGAAAAATTGAACAAGGTTGACATGCAAAAAATAGATAAGAAACATATAATTGACGATATTAAATTTGAATGGTTATACACTGCATCACAAAGAGTTGGGCCAGTTATCGATAATTTCATACGAAATATATCATATGTACGTGAATATAATGGTTATCTGGGAAGAAAAGAAGGGATGATGGATCAATTAACAAATGGATTAATCGCTATTATTGGCCGTTTGGATCATATGGGGCTTGTGGATAGAAAAGATAAAACATTAAAAACACAATTTCTGGATTTTAGTGATTTGTCAGCTATAGAGTTAGATAAAAAATCTCAATTTAACTATGTTTCCATAGGAAGTACCTTGTGGGAAAAGGCTACCGATAAACTAGATGATATTTATGGCGCACTAGGTTCATTCATCGTAAAGGTTGCTTTTATGAATATGATAATAGCGACGGATAAAAATGGCTTCTTCCGATTAGAAATAAGAGAGCTAGGGTTATATGTGAGAGATACATACGAATTTATGAATGATGGTGACGATCAACCGTTAGGTTATTGGGGGTGGGGCGGAGTCATAAAACCAAGTATTGTGAGCGAGTTTCTAGAAAGAGAGAGCATAAAAGATGATGGTGAAAATTATTATCGGGTAACAAATAACTCCTTCGTTAAATACAGAGAAAAATATAAATCTAGCGATAGGACTGGGGATTTTTTCGTTTACTCAGAAGTCAAAAAAATACCTGTGGATATTATTATTCATTTAAATTCTGTTGATATAGAAGAATATATTTCAAGGAGTAAATGA
- a CDS encoding type VI secretion system Vgr family protein gives MDNRLRLLDGQSDYVLEINDSIVKPDVLRFRGREALSTPFTWDIEFTVPAMNIPPEHVLMKYATLRMRSGKVVYGVLTQLEWLSSSVDQSHYRVILESRLALLSHSQSSGVFLNQSVPEVVEWVLRKHGLEGPEFDFRLERTYPPRELITQWRETDLQFIQRLLSEVGIWFRSEMQLATEQEMLIFADSQLHYQFDVRLPYSEPSGLDDGAVESVWNVRSWHHVVTQDVSIRDYNYRLATTPLDATVCVRNDAVTTGEHYHYSAPYLTAGDDADPEPETESGAFYARLHHERELNRSARIHLFSNASTLTPGMVLEPQGSVIEAMTEGVVITLATFSAARDSRLHVSVWGIPYSERYCFRPPKIARPEIHGTLPARIESREKNDLYAWLDDTGRYRVKLDVDRNSTELGYAYLWLRLAKPYAGDTYGWHTPLIDGTEVAVAFSQGDIDLPYIAYALHDSEYPDHVNRDNHTRNILRTPANSKLRMEDQRGEEHIKLATEFGKTQLNTGHLVDAQGAARGTGAELRTDEYGAIRAAKGLFVSADEQQKATGKVLDMDVALKEIDHLQQQIEQLKAAAGQAEALKADIDSQRAMFAQRLQPLNEVIHFSAPLGVAFASGENMQLSASDNMVINAGGDISAGVMGNMTVLTGDKLGLFARSGQLSLKSGEGPVEMQAQNSNMRLFAEKKLTLTSAADISLAGKKRITLNGGGSYLKIEPGKIEYGTTSQYVRKVKRSAMTAENTKQLEIPFMPGATDSYKRSFILLDDRTLQPIDGVSYVLKSPSGTITKGVTGESGLTGFLSHTEESEIVLTILEQNSLVIG, from the coding sequence ATGGATAACCGGTTACGGCTTTTGGATGGTCAGTCCGACTATGTACTGGAAATTAACGACAGCATAGTGAAACCGGATGTACTGCGCTTTCGTGGGCGCGAGGCATTAAGTACGCCTTTCACTTGGGATATTGAGTTTACCGTTCCGGCGATGAATATTCCGCCAGAGCATGTCCTGATGAAATATGCCACTTTGCGGATGCGCAGCGGCAAAGTGGTTTACGGGGTGCTCACGCAACTGGAATGGCTGTCCAGCTCGGTTGATCAGTCGCACTATCGTGTCATCCTTGAGTCCCGCCTGGCGTTACTTTCTCATAGCCAAAGCAGTGGGGTTTTCCTGAACCAGTCAGTGCCTGAAGTCGTGGAGTGGGTACTTCGTAAACATGGGTTAGAAGGGCCAGAGTTTGATTTTCGCCTTGAACGTACTTATCCACCGCGAGAGTTGATAACTCAGTGGCGGGAAACGGATTTGCAGTTTATCCAGCGGCTGCTGTCTGAGGTAGGTATTTGGTTCCGCTCTGAAATGCAGTTGGCAACGGAGCAGGAAATGCTGATATTTGCCGACAGCCAGTTACATTACCAGTTTGATGTGCGTCTTCCTTATAGTGAACCTTCTGGCCTTGACGACGGTGCTGTGGAGTCTGTTTGGAACGTCCGCAGTTGGCATCATGTTGTCACCCAGGATGTCAGCATCCGTGACTACAACTACCGTTTAGCGACCACGCCACTGGATGCCACTGTCTGCGTGCGTAACGATGCGGTAACCACAGGTGAACATTATCACTATAGCGCCCCTTATTTGACGGCAGGTGATGATGCAGACCCTGAACCGGAAACAGAAAGCGGGGCATTTTATGCCCGGCTTCATCACGAGCGAGAACTGAATAGGTCGGCCCGTATTCATCTGTTCAGTAATGCGTCCACCCTGACACCGGGTATGGTGTTGGAGCCGCAAGGGAGTGTGATTGAAGCAATGACAGAAGGCGTGGTTATCACACTCGCCACCTTCAGCGCCGCCCGCGATTCACGCCTGCATGTCTCGGTGTGGGGCATCCCGTACAGTGAGCGTTACTGTTTTCGCCCGCCGAAAATAGCGCGGCCAGAAATCCACGGCACACTCCCAGCAAGAATTGAGAGTCGCGAGAAGAATGACCTCTATGCCTGGCTTGATGACACCGGCCGTTACCGAGTGAAACTGGATGTTGACCGTAACAGCACGGAGCTGGGGTATGCTTATCTGTGGCTGCGTCTGGCGAAACCATATGCTGGTGATACTTATGGTTGGCATACCCCGCTGATTGATGGCACTGAGGTGGCCGTCGCTTTCAGCCAAGGTGATATTGACCTGCCATATATCGCCTATGCACTGCATGATTCTGAATATCCGGATCACGTTAATCGTGATAATCACACCCGCAATATCCTCCGAACGCCCGCGAACTCAAAGTTACGGATGGAAGACCAGCGGGGTGAAGAGCATATCAAGCTCGCCACCGAATTTGGTAAAACTCAGCTGAATACTGGCCATTTAGTCGATGCTCAAGGGGCCGCACGCGGAACCGGTGCCGAATTGCGCACTGATGAATATGGGGCAATACGCGCCGCTAAGGGATTGTTTGTCAGTGCTGACGAGCAGCAGAAAGCCACCGGAAAAGTACTGGATATGGATGTGGCGCTGAAAGAAATCGACCATCTTCAGCAGCAGATTGAACAACTGAAAGCCGCCGCTGGGCAGGCCGAGGCGCTAAAGGCTGATATTGACAGCCAGAGGGCGATGTTTGCGCAGCGGCTGCAACCGCTCAATGAAGTTATTCATTTCTCGGCCCCATTGGGCGTGGCTTTCGCCAGTGGTGAAAATATGCAGCTAAGTGCCAGTGACAACATGGTGATAAATGCCGGAGGCGACATCAGTGCTGGGGTGATGGGCAATATGACGGTGCTGACCGGCGACAAACTGGGGCTGTTTGCCCGTAGTGGGCAGTTAAGCCTGAAATCGGGCGAAGGCCCGGTCGAGATGCAGGCGCAGAACAGCAATATGCGGTTATTTGCCGAGAAGAAACTCACTCTCACCTCTGCTGCTGACATCTCATTAGCGGGTAAAAAACGTATTACTCTCAACGGCGGTGGCAGTTATCTGAAAATAGAGCCAGGGAAAATAGAGTACGGCACGACGAGCCAATATGTGCGGAAAGTGAAAAGGTCGGCGATGACGGCGGAAAATACAAAACAGCTTGAAATTCCATTTATGCCTGGTGCAACTGATAGTTATAAACGGAGCTTTATTCTATTAGACGATAGAACTCTTCAGCCAATTGATGGAGTCAGCTATGTATTAAAATCACCTTCAGGAACCATAACAAAAGGGGTCACAGGTGAGAGCGGACTTACGGGTTTTTTAAGTCATACCGAAGAGTCTGAAATTGTTCTAACTATCTTAGAACAAAATTCTTTAGTAATAGGATAA
- the tssJ gene encoding type VI secretion system lipoprotein TssJ, protein MATLVTGWRLLLLTLSVPLVGCGLTQTVKDGTVNLTKSIFYKQIKTLHLDFSPRAAINADGEQTPLSTMVRVYQLKERKNVDSADYQTLLRNADTALKDDILASRSVLVMPQGNVTLDMPMDENTQFVAIVGLFNRPDMKENTWRLVLSRDELDPDKPRTIELGSNGFTLVPLKG, encoded by the coding sequence ATGGCAACACTAGTCACTGGATGGCGGCTGCTTCTCCTTACCCTGAGTGTCCCGCTGGTGGGTTGTGGTTTGACTCAGACCGTCAAGGATGGCACCGTTAATTTGACGAAATCCATTTTTTATAAGCAGATAAAAACGCTGCATTTGGATTTTTCTCCCCGTGCAGCGATTAATGCTGACGGTGAGCAAACACCGTTATCGACGATGGTGCGAGTGTATCAACTCAAAGAACGCAAGAATGTGGATTCGGCTGACTATCAGACCTTGCTGCGTAATGCTGATACAGCACTTAAAGACGATATTCTGGCCTCGAGGTCTGTGCTGGTGATGCCACAAGGCAATGTCACACTGGACATGCCAATGGATGAAAACACACAATTTGTTGCCATCGTGGGGTTGTTTAATCGCCCAGATATGAAAGAAAACACTTGGCGTCTGGTTCTGAGCCGAGATGAACTTGACCCAGACAAACCACGCACCATTGAATTGGGCAGTAATGGGTTCACTCTGGTGCCGCTGAAGGGGTAA
- the tssG gene encoding type VI secretion system baseplate subunit TssG, with translation MVREPQSARTGLTQALSQDIWRVNFYRFCQLLEQASPNSPLLGGTSHPGTDPVRFRPWPGMGFPVSELKVVETDEDNPDLPPTVRTTFLGMYGVDSPLPSTYLDDIALRREGHEALTAFLDIFNHRITTQYYRIWRKYAYPATFEAGGTDATSQCLLGLVGLGIPGTAEQIATPVSRFLALLGTMRLPTRNAEGIRALVNLLAPDTEATVIQHDPVKIHVTPCGLSRENRVSLSQRATLGKTAREANSRVKVTLFTSNPTEARGWLPGGSLHTDLLALMRVYLGYRSDVRLRLTVPVKLLPEPRLEKSRRIQLGRTGLLGLKNGKLNDNRQFITVSLGCYEGLTCSPLPPAEDGHYRFE, from the coding sequence ATGGTGCGAGAACCACAGTCAGCACGTACCGGGCTGACACAAGCATTAAGTCAAGATATCTGGCGCGTTAACTTTTATCGATTTTGTCAGTTATTGGAGCAGGCTTCGCCGAATTCCCCTTTACTTGGGGGGACTAGCCACCCAGGAACCGATCCGGTGCGCTTTCGCCCATGGCCGGGCATGGGATTTCCTGTTAGCGAGTTAAAAGTTGTTGAGACCGACGAAGACAATCCAGATTTACCGCCCACCGTACGGACTACATTTCTTGGCATGTACGGCGTGGACTCCCCGTTACCTAGCACGTACTTGGATGATATAGCCTTACGCCGAGAAGGGCATGAAGCCCTAACGGCATTTCTGGATATATTTAACCACCGCATCACCACCCAATATTATCGTATTTGGCGAAAGTATGCCTACCCAGCGACATTTGAGGCGGGGGGCACAGATGCAACTTCCCAGTGTTTGTTGGGGTTAGTGGGGCTCGGTATTCCTGGCACGGCAGAACAAATTGCTACACCCGTTTCCCGTTTTTTAGCTCTGTTAGGCACCATGAGGTTGCCCACACGTAATGCCGAAGGGATCCGCGCGTTGGTCAATCTATTGGCACCGGATACTGAGGCCACGGTCATTCAGCATGATCCGGTTAAAATCCACGTTACCCCTTGTGGTTTGAGTCGCGAAAATAGAGTGTCGTTATCGCAGCGGGCGACATTAGGTAAAACAGCCAGAGAGGCGAATAGTCGTGTAAAGGTCACGCTGTTTACGTCTAATCCGACAGAAGCCCGTGGCTGGCTTCCCGGCGGATCGCTACATACCGATTTACTGGCGCTAATGCGAGTCTACTTGGGTTATCGCAGTGATGTGCGGTTGCGCCTTACCGTGCCTGTCAAACTACTGCCTGAGCCTCGGCTTGAAAAGAGCCGACGTATCCAATTGGGACGCACGGGCTTGCTCGGACTGAAGAATGGAAAACTCAACGATAACCGACAATTTATCACCGTCAGCTTGGGCTGCTATGAAGGGCTGACATGCTCGCCTTTGCCTCCGGCAGAAGATGGCCATTACCGCTTTGAATAA
- the tssF gene encoding type VI secretion system baseplate subunit TssF has translation MDDLTLRYYEAEMRYLREAGKEFTRAHPDRAAMLNLDKPGGRDPYVERLFEGFAFLMGRMREKLDDDLPELTEGLVSLLWPHYMRTIPSLAIVEFSPDWRNLRQAESLSEGFSVLSRPVGQHKTHCQYRTTRDVTLQPLHLADAQLQTETDGRSAIRLRFECTEKTDWAKAGLDKVAIYLHAESPVSSALHLALTRHVHTMYARHAGTRTERRMFDGWCKPMGFDDKDRLWPKAESAFSGYQLLLEYFSFRPKFMFVELNGLETIGLTPDNNWFEIDIVLSEAWSPDLPFETENFRLHCAPVINLFTLEADPLTLNPLDNEYLLRPLRLQDGHTEIYSVDNIHGAVKNGKHAYVPFTSFRHRGGMMRHDAPERYYHTRVKRGASGLYDTWLILGGRSFDMEQLAEKSESLSMRITGTNGQLPRKALESTLLDRVVKTGKVPVRVLNLSAPSLPLYPPANDRFHWRVMSHLGSNFLSMMDNPEVLRGTLALYDWTDDEMNRRRLEAIVAVKHTLIRRFERGFMLRGVDIEVTLNLDNFAGIGDVNLFGEMLHRFFALYADIHLFNQLTLVLQPTGKRLRWCENHSQHVPG, from the coding sequence ATGGATGATTTAACGCTGCGCTACTATGAAGCCGAAATGCGCTATCTGCGTGAAGCCGGTAAAGAATTTACCCGCGCCCATCCAGACCGAGCAGCCATGCTTAACTTGGATAAACCGGGTGGTCGAGACCCCTATGTAGAGCGCCTATTTGAAGGGTTCGCTTTCCTAATGGGTCGTATGCGTGAAAAACTTGATGACGACCTACCCGAGCTCACGGAAGGGCTTGTCAGCCTGCTGTGGCCGCATTATATGCGCACCATTCCGTCCTTGGCGATTGTGGAGTTCTCCCCCGATTGGCGCAATCTACGCCAAGCTGAGTCACTGTCGGAGGGCTTCTCTGTTTTGTCGCGTCCTGTAGGGCAACATAAAACCCATTGCCAATACCGTACCACTCGCGATGTCACACTTCAACCGCTACACCTTGCCGATGCGCAGTTACAGACAGAAACCGATGGACGTTCTGCCATACGTCTACGTTTTGAATGTACGGAAAAGACGGACTGGGCGAAAGCTGGGCTAGATAAAGTTGCCATTTATCTCCACGCGGAAAGCCCTGTTAGCTCTGCACTGCATCTGGCATTAACCCGCCATGTTCATACTATGTATGCCCGTCACGCGGGAACACGAACTGAGCGCCGAATGTTTGATGGTTGGTGCAAACCCATGGGTTTTGACGACAAAGACAGGCTGTGGCCTAAAGCCGAGTCTGCTTTTAGCGGTTATCAGTTATTGCTGGAATATTTCAGCTTTCGGCCGAAGTTTATGTTTGTGGAACTGAATGGATTAGAAACCATTGGCCTGACACCAGATAACAACTGGTTCGAAATTGACATTGTACTCAGTGAAGCTTGGTCGCCTGACTTGCCGTTTGAGACTGAAAACTTTCGCTTGCATTGTGCTCCGGTGATCAACCTCTTCACCCTAGAAGCCGACCCGCTGACACTCAATCCCTTAGATAACGAATACCTATTGCGGCCGCTGCGTCTTCAGGATGGGCATACCGAAATATATAGCGTAGACAATATCCATGGCGCGGTTAAAAACGGGAAACATGCGTACGTGCCCTTTACCAGTTTTCGTCATCGAGGTGGCATGATGCGTCATGATGCGCCGGAACGTTACTATCACACCCGAGTCAAGCGGGGCGCATCAGGCTTGTATGACACTTGGCTTATCCTCGGCGGGCGTTCTTTTGATATGGAGCAATTGGCAGAAAAATCAGAATCCCTCTCCATGCGTATTACTGGCACTAACGGCCAACTCCCCCGTAAAGCACTGGAAAGTACCCTGCTGGATCGGGTGGTAAAAACGGGCAAAGTGCCGGTTCGCGTACTTAATCTATCAGCACCGAGTTTACCGCTGTACCCTCCAGCGAATGATCGCTTTCACTGGCGGGTGATGAGCCATCTCGGTTCCAACTTCCTCAGCATGATGGATAACCCAGAGGTACTCCGAGGAACTTTGGCGCTCTATGATTGGACGGATGATGAGATGAATCGCCGTCGCCTGGAGGCGATTGTCGCGGTAAAACACACGCTTATTCGCCGTTTTGAACGGGGATTTATGCTCAGAGGCGTGGATATCGAAGTTACCCTCAATCTGGATAATTTTGCCGGCATTGGCGATGTGAATTTATTTGGTGAGATGCTGCATCGCTTCTTCGCACTCTATGCCGATATACATCTTTTCAACCAGTTAACACTGGTGCTGCAACCCACAGGGAAACGACTGAGATGGTGCGAGAACCACAGTCAGCACGTACCGGGCTGA
- the tssA gene encoding type VI secretion system protein TssA, translating to MSSPEVLLAVCAADKAEQQKLLSLAEHAASLWSNWLMPISPEADTGEDPAYQDDFQSMREEINKLSGASPELLCQLAEKILCQTAKDIRVVTWYIQARLHRDGEKGLAEGLTLLSAMITRFGASCYPLRPVARKSALEWLNSAKVLDSLALWPEVTRADAELTAGALYHLHVAVSHWPENEQPSLAGLCTALENRLARSGGLGALVPQNSSIQEPASTVVTRHSPQLSSVQSGRDLLDQTKLLSRWLGEQPHGWLASHRLMKTVRWDTVDQIPALDASGRTRLQPPKPEYRAQLKRLYRQQSWAELVEQASQMYCEGVNHFWLDVQWYLWQGLNRAGQPWEVWSEYILLDLRLFLKRLPALETLAWNDGTPFADEVTLSWINEKVSEDKLTFHDAPVSVANSQADDVLTLETEAMEKGDSEGPEAAITWLQTRPGMDAPRHRWLIRLLMARVAEQYGRNDMALHLLGELAVTGPHLTLSDWEPALLFEVQARRLKLLRMKAGRSESDKARLTPEMETLMAGLIAIDPARAMVLCG from the coding sequence ATGAGTTCACCGGAAGTATTATTAGCCGTATGCGCAGCAGATAAGGCTGAACAGCAGAAACTCCTCTCCTTGGCCGAACACGCCGCCTCTCTATGGAGTAACTGGTTGATGCCAATCAGCCCTGAGGCAGATACCGGTGAGGATCCCGCTTATCAAGACGATTTCCAGTCGATGAGAGAGGAAATCAATAAGCTTTCAGGGGCCAGTCCAGAGTTATTGTGCCAGCTAGCAGAGAAAATCCTTTGCCAGACCGCCAAAGATATCCGTGTTGTAACTTGGTACATCCAAGCACGTCTGCATCGTGATGGAGAAAAAGGGCTGGCAGAGGGCTTAACGTTGCTGTCGGCGATGATAACGCGCTTTGGTGCATCCTGTTATCCGCTACGCCCTGTTGCGCGTAAGAGCGCACTGGAGTGGCTTAATAGTGCCAAAGTGCTCGACAGCCTTGCGCTTTGGCCTGAAGTGACGCGTGCGGATGCTGAGTTGACGGCTGGTGCACTCTATCATTTGCATGTTGCGGTCAGTCATTGGCCGGAGAATGAACAACCTTCTTTGGCTGGATTGTGCACTGCACTTGAAAATCGTTTGGCGCGTTCCGGTGGGCTGGGAGCGCTTGTGCCGCAAAACAGCAGCATTCAAGAGCCAGCATCCACTGTAGTTACCCGCCATTCTCCTCAGTTGTCTAGCGTCCAGTCAGGTCGTGACTTGCTGGATCAGACAAAATTACTTTCCCGCTGGCTCGGGGAGCAGCCGCATGGCTGGCTGGCTTCACACCGTCTGATGAAAACAGTGCGCTGGGATACGGTCGACCAAATTCCCGCCTTGGATGCCAGCGGTCGTACTCGACTTCAACCACCAAAACCGGAGTACCGCGCACAGCTCAAACGCCTATATCGTCAGCAGAGTTGGGCAGAATTAGTTGAGCAGGCTAGCCAGATGTACTGCGAAGGTGTGAACCATTTTTGGCTCGATGTGCAGTGGTATCTCTGGCAGGGGTTAAATCGTGCCGGCCAGCCTTGGGAGGTGTGGTCTGAATATATTTTGCTCGATCTACGGTTGTTCCTGAAACGTCTCCCTGCATTAGAAACTTTAGCTTGGAACGATGGCACACCATTTGCCGATGAGGTCACCCTGAGCTGGATTAACGAGAAAGTGAGCGAAGATAAACTGACCTTCCATGATGCGCCGGTCAGTGTTGCCAATAGCCAAGCTGATGATGTGCTTACGCTAGAAACCGAAGCCATGGAAAAAGGGGATAGCGAAGGCCCAGAAGCCGCAATAACTTGGCTACAGACGCGCCCAGGGATGGACGCCCCTCGCCATCGTTGGCTAATACGGCTGCTGATGGCAAGGGTGGCAGAACAATATGGACGTAACGATATGGCGCTGCATTTACTCGGCGAACTCGCTGTGACAGGGCCGCACTTGACACTCAGCGACTGGGAACCGGCGTTGCTGTTTGAAGTGCAGGCCCGCCGCTTGAAGTTACTGCGCATGAAAGCGGGTCGTAGCGAGTCTGATAAAGCTCGACTGACACCAGAAATGGAGACATTGATGGCCGGTCTTATTGCCATCGATCCGGCTCGAGCGATGGTGCTTTGTGGCTGA